One window from the genome of Salvia miltiorrhiza cultivar Shanhuang (shh) chromosome 7, IMPLAD_Smil_shh, whole genome shotgun sequence encodes:
- the LOC130994120 gene encoding uncharacterized protein LOC130994120, whose translation MTSCYECGEIGHIKKYCPRNNGAPMAQPNQRGPQQPNQNKGGPQRPNQNPRGNPRAPQAPRTYAMDQQEAAGTYGNLAGMITIAGESILALFDTGASHSFISNVVCDALDIVPARADKELEVLATMRTREVCLNLELNLEGHNFLTSPRVLFVIDFDLILGMD comes from the coding sequence ATGACAAGCTGTTATGAGTGTGGCGAGATCGGACACATCAAGAAATATTGTCCAAGGAACAACGGAGCTCCAATGGCCCAACCAAACCAAAGAGGTCCCCAACAGCCTAACCAGAACAAGGGAGGTCCACAACGGCCCAACCAAAACCCTAGAGGGAACCCAAGGGCACCGCAAGCACCAAGGACCTACGCTATGGACCAGCAAGAGGCAGCTGGAACCTATGGGAACCTAGCAGGTATGATCACCATAGCCGGAGAAAGCATTTTGGCGTTATttgatactggtgcctcgcattcttttatttccAATGTTGTGTGTGATGCACTAGATATTGTGCCTGCTAGGGCGGATAAAGAACTAGAAGTACTCGCAACGATGAGAACAAGGGAAGTTTGCTTGAATTTAGAACTAAACCTAGAAGGACATAACTTCCTAACTAGTCCCAGAGTACTCTTTGTGATCGACTTCGACCTTATCCTGGGAATGGATTAG
- the LOC130994119 gene encoding uncharacterized protein LOC130994119 — protein MKLIIQEQNSVPGIANLVLSLFADKICVAFDSSVECFWAWQRDKCVVCGNPVRLSLVNGTSKAAARRHFFPAVEVEKVVVILGGSLGANAINIALFNVYLQMLSENDGLSIIWQTGTDAFPEMESLVTTYPSLLLSPSVWKVNDVVAACEIVNCSGVEVQCQVKALTFP, from the exons ATGAAGCTGATTATACAAGAGCAGAACTCCGTGCCCGGGATCGCAAATTTGGTTCTTTCCTTATTCGCTGACAAAATCTGTGTGGCCTTCGATTCGAGCGTGGAATGTTTCTGGGCCTGGCAGAGGGATAAGTGCGTTGTCTGTGGGAATCCGGTGAGGCTGTCATTGGTGAATGGAACCTCCAAGGCGGCGGCTAGGCGGCATTTCTTTCCTGCCGTGGAGGTGGAGAAGGTGGTGGTGATTCTTGGAGGGTCCCTAGGCGCCAATGCCATCAACATTGCTTTGTTCAATGTGTATTTGCAGATGTTGTCTGAGAATGATGGACTGTCCATTATATGGCAGACGGGCACGGACGCCTTCCCGGAGATGGAGAGCCTTGTCACCACTTATCCTAGCCTACTTCTTTCGCCGTCAGT TTGGAAG GTGAAT GATGTTGTGGCAGCTTGTGAGATTGTCAATTGCAGCGGCGTAGAGGTGCAATGTCAGGTAAAAGCACTAACATTCCCTTAG
- the LOC130996085 gene encoding WD repeat-containing protein 55-like, protein MEIDLEKLPFDLDFHPSTNLIAAGLITGHLLLYRYDAEATPQRLLEVNAHTESCRALRFVNEGRAIVTGSPDFSILATDVETGAAIARFDNSHGAAVNRIVNLTESTIASGDDEGCIKVWDTRQPTCCNTLNVHEEYISDMTFASDSLKLIGTSGDGTLSVCNLRSNKVQTRSEFSEDELLSVVIMKNGRKVICGTQSGTLLLYSWGFFKDCSDRFVDLSPNSVDAMLKLDEERLITGSENGIISLVGILPNRIIQPIAEHSEYPVERLAFSHDKKFLGSISHDQTLKLWDLDELLQRSEDTLPNRSAASNSDSDEMDVDASIPKPSKGIPISFRHFQFFTL, encoded by the exons ATGGAGATTGATTTGGAAAAGCTTCCGTTTGATCTCGACTTTCATCCATCAACTAATCTCATCGCCGCTGGTCTCATTACCGGCCATCTCCTACT GTACCGTTATGATGCTGAAGCTACGCCTCAAAG GTTGCTAGAAGTGAATGCTCATACCGAATCATGTAGGGCTCTCCGTTTTGTCAACGAAGGGCGTG CTATAGTCACCGGGTCTCCAGATTTTTCCATTCTTGCGACAGATGTCGAAACTGGTGCGGCAATTGCACGCTTTGATAACTCTCATGG GGCTGCTGTAAATCGAATAGTTAACTTGACAGAATCTACCATTGCATCCGGTGATGATGAAGGTTGTATTAAG GTATGGGATACCAGGCAACCTACTTGCTGCAATACTTTAAATGTTCATGAAGAATATATTTCAGATATGACATTTGCATCAGACTCCTTGAAATTGATTGGGACAAG TGGGGATGGCACTTTATCTGTTTGCAATTTAAGAAGCAACAAG GTTCAAACTCGATCAGAGTTCTCTGAGGACGAGCTGCTTTCTGTTGTGATTATGAAG AATGGTAGAAAGGTTATATGTGGAACACAAAGTGGAACTCTATTGTTGTACTCGTGGGGATTTTTCAAGGATTGCAG TGATCGTTTTGTTGATCTCTCTCCCAACTCTGTCGATGCCATGCTAAAG CTTGACGAAGAAAGATTAATAACTGGTTCCGAGAATGGTATAATCAG CCTGGTAGGGATACTGCCCAATAGAATAATTCAGCCAATTGCTGAGCATTCTGAATACCCCGTGGAACGTCTTG ctttttctcatgataaaaaGTTCCTAGGCAGCATATCACATGATCAAACACTAAAG CTATGGGATCTGGATGAATTGCTCCAAAGATCTGAAGATACTTTGCCAAATCGTTCTGCTGCATCAAATAGTGATAGCGATGAGATGGATGTCGATGCTAGTATCCCAAAACCTTCTAAAGGTATACCAATATCTTTTAGGCACTTTCAGTTTTTCACTTTATAG